Proteins encoded by one window of Cylindrospermum stagnale PCC 7417:
- a CDS encoding DUF2382 domain-containing protein, producing MSLHKLEEFDPNYRETFGGDDVKGLEVYNQGEQSIGTVTDAVVDQNGRFRYLVINANVDNVSKTILLPIGLTRINYPAKRVYINELSRQQIENLPEYQDNTILDDNYEEKVRHAFRSPTSDITFDRETYTYQQEPALYDLNEQYHQTLRLYEERLIASKHRVKTGEVAVGKHIETEVARVGIPIQKERVVIERVPATATGTFVDPKELKFQEGEVARIEVYEETPDIHKEAFVREEVRVRKVIDRDMVEAQDTIRREELDVNTAGDIHFNETDVRRNEAI from the coding sequence ATGTCTCTTCATAAGCTCGAAGAATTTGACCCTAACTACCGGGAAACATTTGGCGGTGACGACGTTAAGGGTTTAGAAGTATACAATCAGGGAGAGCAGAGCATCGGCACAGTTACCGACGCTGTAGTTGACCAAAACGGGCGTTTTCGATATTTAGTAATTAACGCGAATGTAGATAATGTTAGTAAAACAATATTGCTACCAATTGGTCTGACTCGCATCAATTACCCTGCCAAGCGTGTCTATATTAATGAACTGAGCAGACAGCAGATAGAAAATTTGCCTGAGTACCAAGACAACACAATCCTTGATGACAATTACGAAGAAAAGGTACGCCATGCCTTTCGTTCACCCACGAGTGATATAACTTTTGATCGCGAAACCTACACTTACCAGCAAGAACCAGCCTTATATGATTTGAATGAACAATATCATCAAACTCTCCGATTGTATGAAGAACGATTAATTGCCAGCAAGCACCGCGTTAAAACCGGAGAAGTTGCAGTTGGTAAGCACATTGAAACGGAAGTTGCACGGGTGGGAATACCTATTCAAAAAGAACGTGTTGTCATTGAGCGAGTTCCGGCTACAGCCACAGGCACATTTGTCGATCCTAAAGAACTTAAGTTTCAAGAAGGGGAAGTAGCACGCATAGAAGTGTATGAAGAAACGCCAGATATTCATAAAGAAGCGTTTGTCCGCGAAGAAGTCCGAGTCAGGAAAGTCATAGATCGAGACATGGTAGAAGCACAAGATACCATTCGTCGAGAAGAGTTAGATGTGAATACTGCGGGCGATATTCATTTTAATGAAACTGATGTGAGAAGAAATGAAGCTATTTAA
- a CDS encoding DUF2382 domain-containing protein, with amino-acid sequence MVLYKLEDFDPKYRDSFEGKDIKGLSVYTERTDEKIGTVTDVLVDDDGHFRYLVVDLGFWIFGKKVLLPIGRTRVDYQADRVYAIGLTREQAENLPEFNERLTLDHDYEERVRGVYRSPQYQTRPVETSAPLETPTPLDASAAGGATYQPTTTPIYDRDRYSYEHEPSLYGLNEQDHQTLRLYEERLIANKRRQKTGEVAIGKHVETETARIAIPVETERVVIERVTPADAGTVVSSREADFREGEVARVEVHEETPEIRKEAFLREEVRVRKVVDQETVETQETVRREELDVNTSGLPVEER; translated from the coding sequence ATGGTTCTTTACAAACTGGAAGATTTTGATCCCAAGTACCGGGATAGTTTTGAAGGCAAAGATATTAAGGGACTTAGCGTTTATACAGAAAGAACTGATGAAAAAATAGGCACAGTTACTGATGTTTTAGTTGATGACGATGGTCATTTTCGCTATCTGGTCGTTGATTTAGGCTTCTGGATTTTTGGTAAGAAAGTATTGTTACCAATTGGTCGTACCCGCGTTGATTATCAGGCTGACCGCGTTTACGCCATTGGCTTGACAAGGGAGCAAGCGGAAAATTTACCTGAGTTTAATGAACGCCTAACGCTCGATCATGACTATGAGGAACGAGTGCGCGGGGTATACCGCAGCCCTCAATATCAAACCCGACCCGTGGAAACATCAGCACCTTTGGAAACACCAACACCCCTAGATGCATCAGCAGCAGGAGGTGCAACTTATCAGCCGACGACTACGCCGATTTACGATCGCGATCGCTATAGCTACGAACATGAGCCTTCTTTGTATGGGTTAAATGAGCAAGATCATCAAACTCTGAGACTGTATGAAGAACGGTTAATTGCCAATAAACGACGCCAGAAAACTGGAGAAGTCGCGATCGGTAAGCACGTTGAAACTGAAACTGCACGAATTGCCATACCAGTAGAAACAGAACGAGTCGTGATTGAGCGCGTAACTCCAGCAGACGCTGGGACTGTCGTTTCTTCTCGCGAAGCTGATTTCCGTGAAGGTGAAGTGGCTCGTGTGGAAGTCCACGAAGAAACTCCGGAAATTCGCAAAGAAGCTTTTCTGCGTGAAGAAGTCAGAGTCAGAAAAGTTGTAGATCAAGAGACAGTTGAGACTCAAGAAACCGTGCGTCGCGAAGAGTTAGATGTGAATACTTCTGGCCTTCCAGTTGAGGAACGGTAA
- a CDS encoding YsnF/AvaK domain-containing protein: MHSQQIANKIGAANQRIRISTLLENLKSKVRNFAVIDKQNQLVGEVQDLIVDANRQLNLVISKQVNQQVVDKHRLFRLRSQRIKKIDSRKQSVFIDIEKSEIEYMPEYLETATPGGQKFSVSPTEQASQTANMPIESASEEEKIIPLLEERLVVGSNKQKVGEVIVRKQIETRMIQVPVRREKLIVEQVSPEHHQLVEIDLGQGEIPGIDLIEGEGWEVASYDGLLTVSGEFSSPKIASLLLNAIALERNHGCKQVRVTIHVEDESDQQKYQEWFNRCSKGQQLKPQK, from the coding sequence ATGCATAGCCAGCAGATAGCAAACAAAATTGGAGCGGCAAACCAGAGAATTCGTATTAGTACATTGCTGGAGAATTTGAAAAGCAAAGTGAGAAACTTTGCTGTAATTGATAAGCAAAACCAGCTAGTAGGCGAGGTGCAGGATTTAATTGTGGATGCTAATCGCCAGCTAAATTTAGTGATATCTAAACAGGTGAATCAACAAGTTGTCGATAAACATCGGTTATTCCGCTTGCGGAGCCAGAGGATCAAAAAAATTGACAGCCGAAAGCAATCTGTTTTTATAGACATAGAAAAATCAGAAATAGAGTATATGCCTGAATATTTAGAAACAGCAACACCAGGCGGCCAGAAATTCTCAGTAAGTCCAACTGAGCAAGCTAGTCAAACGGCAAATATGCCAATTGAATCAGCAAGTGAGGAAGAAAAAATTATTCCTTTACTAGAAGAGCGTCTAGTTGTTGGCAGTAATAAGCAGAAAGTTGGGGAGGTGATTGTTCGCAAACAAATTGAAACCCGGATGATACAAGTTCCTGTCCGGCGTGAGAAATTGATTGTGGAACAAGTCAGCCCAGAACATCATCAACTTGTAGAAATTGATTTAGGTCAAGGGGAAATTCCTGGTATTGATTTGATTGAAGGGGAAGGCTGGGAAGTTGCCAGTTATGACGGTCTTTTAACAGTAAGTGGCGAATTTAGCTCACCTAAAATTGCTAGTTTACTTTTGAATGCGATCGCTCTAGAGCGTAATCATGGATGTAAGCAGGTGAGAGTTACAATTCATGTTGAAGATGAGTCAGACCAGCAAAAATATCAAGAGTGGTTTAACCGCTGTTCTAAAGGTCAACAACTAAAGCCCCAAAAATAA
- a CDS encoding MFS transporter: MNRNFWIIALIAFINSLSFTILIPIIYLYGKEFGLNDFQTSLLFSMYSIAQFFATPVIGKLSDRFGRKPLLIISLAGTVVANLIAGTATTASFLFFGRFLDGITGGNASVAQAVISDITDAKDRAQGFGTYGAAMGLGFVLGPVTSLLAQQISLGTAFLVSGAVALLGLLITIFYLPETLQNRADKAKNIFDLGLENLITGLVMPKVGILIILNFFMGTTFTMFTFAFQPYYIKVLNQNSQSLTLLFLAFGIIAVVMQTWGVGILSQKFNLVNILFLGIFFRSLSFMLMPIWPNITYFWAVSILFSLFNALVQPMISTLVSLNAKPQDQGTAMGLNASYLSISNGIGPVIAGMIVSQSNPQTYGYPLYLAGLLTFGVLFLAIATRKRYTPEVNPS, from the coding sequence ATGAATCGAAACTTCTGGATTATCGCTTTAATTGCCTTTATTAATTCCCTCAGTTTTACAATTTTAATTCCCATTATCTATCTTTATGGCAAAGAATTTGGTCTTAATGATTTCCAGACCAGTTTGTTATTTTCCATGTACTCTATAGCTCAGTTTTTCGCCACTCCTGTTATTGGTAAACTCTCCGACCGCTTTGGACGCAAGCCTTTACTGATTATCAGTTTAGCTGGGACTGTAGTTGCTAACTTGATAGCGGGAACAGCGACAACGGCAAGTTTTCTCTTTTTCGGTCGATTCTTAGATGGTATCACCGGTGGAAATGCTTCTGTCGCTCAAGCGGTTATTTCTGATATCACCGATGCGAAAGACCGCGCTCAGGGGTTTGGGACTTATGGTGCAGCAATGGGTTTAGGCTTCGTACTAGGGCCCGTCACAAGTTTGCTGGCACAGCAGATTTCTTTGGGTACTGCATTTTTAGTTTCGGGTGCAGTTGCGCTTTTAGGATTGTTAATTACAATCTTCTACTTACCAGAAACTCTGCAAAATAGGGCTGATAAAGCCAAAAATATCTTTGATTTAGGCTTGGAAAACTTAATCACAGGTTTGGTAATGCCAAAAGTAGGTATCCTGATTATTCTTAACTTTTTTATGGGCACAACCTTTACAATGTTCACTTTTGCATTCCAACCATACTATATTAAGGTTTTAAATCAAAATAGTCAGTCCTTAACACTATTGTTTCTAGCATTTGGCATCATTGCTGTAGTTATGCAGACTTGGGGAGTGGGAATTCTGAGTCAAAAATTTAATCTGGTGAATATATTATTTTTAGGTATATTCTTCCGCAGTCTGTCATTTATGTTAATGCCAATTTGGCCCAATATTACTTATTTTTGGGCAGTCAGCATATTATTTTCACTGTTTAATGCTCTGGTGCAACCGATGATTAGCACGCTCGTTTCTCTGAATGCTAAACCCCAAGACCAAGGAACTGCAATGGGCTTGAATGCATCTTATTTAAGTATTTCCAATGGGATTGGGCCTGTGATTGCGGGAATGATTGTTAGTCAATCAAATCCTCAGACCTACGGCTATCCCTTATATTTAGCGGGATTGCTGACTTTTGGAGTATTGTTTTTAGCGATCGCTACTCGCAAAAGATATACGCCAGAAGTTAACCCAAGTTAA
- a CDS encoding ion channel: protein MKFRLKRLPRKQRVRPLSRVHIKIRNGQLEIMGMGAWYSYWRDPYHLLLTLPWSGFLVLICIFYVTINAVFALAYWVGGDCIANARPGSFLDAFFFSVQTLASIGYGAMYPKTTYANIIVTIEAMIGVMGIAMLTGLAFARFSRPTARVIFSRVALITVYEGMPTLTFRTANQRRNMILEAQMRVYLMRDEVTAEGQFMRRIYDLKLLRNQTPSFSLSWSVMHVIDQSSPLYGMTPESLIQTNTMLIASVSGIDETVAQVLHARHSYGADEILWNKRFVDIMHQTPDGHRYVDYQHFHEVLPLD, encoded by the coding sequence ATGAAATTTCGACTGAAGAGGCTTCCAAGGAAGCAACGAGTGCGTCCGCTCTCACGAGTTCACATTAAAATCCGCAATGGACAGTTAGAGATTATGGGGATGGGTGCATGGTATTCCTACTGGCGTGATCCCTACCATCTGCTGCTGACTCTTCCTTGGTCTGGCTTTCTGGTTCTAATTTGTATTTTTTATGTAACTATAAATGCCGTTTTTGCCTTGGCTTACTGGGTAGGAGGAGATTGTATCGCCAATGCTCGACCAGGCTCTTTTTTAGATGCTTTTTTCTTTAGTGTGCAAACTTTGGCATCCATCGGCTATGGTGCGATGTATCCGAAAACAACTTACGCCAATATTATTGTCACGATTGAAGCGATGATCGGCGTGATGGGAATTGCTATGTTAACGGGGCTAGCTTTTGCTCGGTTTTCCCGACCAACAGCCCGGGTAATTTTTAGCCGTGTGGCACTGATTACAGTTTATGAGGGAATGCCCACGCTCACATTTCGCACTGCTAACCAGCGTCGGAATATGATTTTGGAGGCACAGATGCGAGTGTATTTGATGCGCGATGAAGTAACGGCAGAAGGGCAGTTTATGCGAAGAATTTATGACCTCAAGCTGCTGAGGAACCAAACACCTAGCTTCTCCTTAAGCTGGTCAGTGATGCATGTCATCGATCAGTCTAGTCCGCTTTATGGAATGACACCAGAGTCACTGATTCAGACAAATACTATGCTTATAGCCTCGGTTAGTGGCATTGATGAAACGGTTGCACAGGTGCTTCATGCCCGTCATAGCTACGGTGCTGATGAGATTTTGTGGAACAAACGGTTTGTTGATATCATGCACCAAACACCTGATGGACATCGCTACGTTGACTACCAACACTTTCACGAGGTTTTACCTTTAGATTAG
- a CDS encoding alpha/beta hydrolase, producing the protein MKKTLKYLSLGLLSTILTATPGLGAERISFFFPPLGEFSLSADSLELFAKEGKINNELGFYAQRATPQQLAQLRDLLQQRFNLTPTLVSQFTYSPIGEEVVRRLGELVLTDSRQNGFFALRAALILAAADPQGLTVVNVLRKYPSNTVRLNFAEGLGIVKNLSELLKTRDAVVTFIQKEVNTGVANSTVDFSQQPDLRLPGTFGLEKINFTFNDSKRERQLPVDLYLPQATPQSRTNAASPPFPLIVISHGLASDRYAFIYLAQHLASHGFAVAVLEHPGSNAERFQQFFAGLAGPPDAKELINRPMDVKYVLDELQQLEKSDPKLQGKLNFQQVGAIGHSYGGYTVLSLAGAKINFQQIRRVCKPNRSLNLSVLLQCSATDLLPINYQLKDDRIKVVIAVNPFNSSIFSQSGVSQIQVPVMLVGSSQDIVTPVVPEQIIPFTWLPNPNKYLALIENATHFTAIAEPTPENSVLPVPPALLGPNPAPAYSYLRALSVAFLETHLLKRPEYRSYLQPSYAQYISKEPLNLSLVQSLTADQLAQALNGASRQSAAPASP; encoded by the coding sequence ATGAAAAAAACCCTTAAATACCTGAGTTTAGGGCTGCTATCGACGATTTTGACGGCAACTCCTGGACTGGGAGCAGAGCGTATTAGCTTTTTTTTCCCTCCCTTGGGGGAATTTTCCTTGTCTGCTGACTCTTTAGAACTTTTTGCCAAAGAAGGCAAAATCAATAATGAATTGGGATTTTATGCTCAACGCGCCACCCCCCAACAACTAGCCCAACTGCGGGATTTATTGCAGCAGCGCTTCAACCTCACTCCTACCTTAGTGTCTCAGTTTACCTATTCACCTATAGGGGAAGAGGTGGTGCGACGTTTGGGAGAATTGGTGCTGACTGACTCTCGCCAAAACGGCTTTTTTGCCCTACGTGCCGCTTTGATTTTAGCCGCTGCTGACCCCCAAGGCTTGACCGTTGTGAATGTGCTGCGTAAGTATCCTAGCAATACTGTGCGGCTGAATTTCGCAGAAGGTCTAGGGATAGTCAAGAATTTGTCGGAATTGCTGAAAACTAGGGATGCGGTTGTAACTTTTATTCAAAAAGAAGTAAACACAGGAGTGGCTAATTCCACCGTTGACTTCTCCCAACAGCCAGATTTACGCCTCCCAGGAACCTTTGGTTTAGAGAAAATCAACTTTACTTTTAATGATAGTAAACGCGAACGCCAATTGCCGGTCGATCTTTATTTGCCGCAAGCAACACCCCAAAGTCGCACCAACGCCGCTTCACCTCCCTTTCCCTTAATTGTCATTTCTCATGGTCTAGCCTCAGACCGCTATGCTTTTATTTACCTGGCTCAACATCTCGCATCCCACGGTTTTGCTGTTGCCGTACTAGAACACCCTGGTAGTAATGCCGAACGCTTTCAGCAATTCTTCGCGGGTTTGGCAGGGCCACCAGATGCAAAGGAATTGATCAACCGACCAATGGATGTCAAGTATGTACTCGATGAACTCCAGCAGCTGGAGAAATCTGATCCCAAACTCCAAGGAAAACTCAATTTTCAGCAAGTTGGGGCAATTGGTCATTCTTATGGTGGCTATACTGTTCTGAGTTTGGCAGGAGCAAAAATTAACTTTCAGCAAATCCGCCGGGTTTGCAAACCCAATAGATCCTTGAATTTGTCGGTGTTGTTGCAGTGTAGTGCCACTGATTTACTGCCGATAAATTATCAGCTCAAGGACGATCGCATTAAAGTAGTCATAGCGGTTAATCCTTTTAACAGTTCCATCTTCAGTCAAAGCGGCGTGAGTCAAATTCAAGTGCCAGTAATGTTGGTAGGAAGTAGTCAAGATATTGTCACCCCAGTGGTACCAGAGCAAATTATCCCCTTCACTTGGCTGCCTAACCCCAACAAATATCTCGCCTTGATTGAAAACGCCACCCACTTTACGGCGATCGCCGAACCAACTCCTGAGAATAGTGTATTACCTGTGCCGCCTGCCTTGCTAGGCCCAAACCCTGCCCCTGCTTATTCCTATCTCAGAGCTTTGAGTGTGGCTTTCTTAGAAACTCATCTGCTCAAGCGCCCGGAATATCGCTCTTACTTGCAACCATCCTACGCCCAATACATCAGTAAGGAGCCGCTTAATCTCAGTCTTGTACAGTCGTTGACGGCCGATCAGTTGGCTCAAGCATTGAATGGGGCATCTCGTCAATCAGCCGCACCAGCGTCACCCTAA
- a CDS encoding hybrid sensor histidine kinase/response regulator, whose amino-acid sequence MSKDKELEIQMQFLEEATDYLNTLEGVLLELDTINRIDLEKINAALRAAHSIKGGAGMMGFRVLSDLAHRLEDSFKVLKTRRNSLEIDTHLQSLLLSGVDWLRQIVELLAEGNVLEEAWLGTFCYPIFDELRDRLGEPAPEDAATMLSSEEGQDIIPLLFATEVESCLQRLEAVLADREQPGLQEEVAIMAAELGGLGEMLQLTAFTQLCESVTQHLEAANSDRAERSVRSDRLTEISQLALQAWRRSQALVLTNQRDSLPTELDFSNLANAPISHTQEQILPTEIISIDETWLAEEIVEIAGEINAVDFPEPNPGFTPEISPTDSRFSDAGSVPDSLRIDTHTNTVVKDRENQENTVRVPSKQLEQINDLFGELIIQRNGLNSQLEKLRKLIRSLSQRVQTLDRENQELRTLYNKIATTSVISSRLPSPGDTAVNHETTANESRFATLENNRYHELNLLSQEVIETIVQVEELTTDIQLSVDDTDQIARKLNKTSKQLQRKLTQVRMRPFSDLVERFPRAIRDLNVEYCKNVQLNIEGGNTLIERSIIEALSEPLMHLLRNAFDHGIEDAATRHSQGKPEQGLIEIKATHHSNRAIISMRDDGQGISLEKIRTRALTMGLDASLLAGASKEELLSLIFEPGFTTNDQVTALSGRGVGMDVVRNNLKLLRGNVTVDTEAGIGTTFTLSVPFTLSVARVLLVESNRMLLAFPTDVVAEIFLLSNEQILLMAGNEFLKWQDTKLPLIRLGRYFEFNCHRYDSPELETPPAINASSVLIVKGDNQLVAVQVDRCWGEQEVAIRKVEGNIPLPNGFSNCTILGDGRVVALVNTNELLSWITTNQYTPRNNQLPSARLQTAFLIPQNDKPPVTPVKQKGTILIVDDSINVRRYLALTLEKGGYEVEQAKDGQDAWEKLQSGLKIQAVICDIEMPRLDGYSFLDRVKSDVNMKNIPVAMLTSRSSNKHRQMAMQLGAGAYFSKPYNEQELLRTVEELIFTVAGTASSS is encoded by the coding sequence ATGTCAAAAGACAAAGAATTAGAAATCCAGATGCAGTTTCTGGAAGAAGCGACGGATTATCTCAATACCTTAGAAGGGGTACTGCTGGAACTCGACACAATTAACCGCATCGATTTGGAAAAAATCAATGCTGCACTCCGCGCTGCTCATTCTATTAAAGGTGGTGCAGGGATGATGGGATTTCGGGTGCTGAGTGATTTAGCTCACCGTCTGGAAGATTCATTTAAAGTCTTAAAAACCCGGAGAAATTCTCTAGAAATTGATACTCATTTGCAAAGTTTGTTACTATCTGGCGTTGACTGGCTGCGGCAGATTGTGGAATTGCTTGCAGAAGGAAATGTTTTAGAAGAGGCGTGGTTAGGAACCTTTTGTTACCCAATTTTTGATGAACTGCGCGATCGCTTGGGTGAACCCGCCCCAGAAGATGCTGCAACCATGCTCTCATCAGAAGAGGGGCAGGATATCATCCCCTTGTTATTTGCCACAGAAGTAGAAAGTTGTTTACAGCGTCTAGAAGCGGTGTTGGCAGATCGGGAACAACCCGGTTTACAAGAAGAAGTCGCCATCATGGCTGCTGAGTTGGGCGGTTTAGGGGAAATGCTTCAGCTGACAGCTTTCACCCAGTTGTGTGAGTCAGTCACCCAGCATTTAGAAGCGGCAAATAGCGATCGCGCGGAGCGCTCTGTCCGAAGCGATCGCCTAACCGAAATTTCTCAGTTAGCGTTGCAAGCATGGCGGCGATCGCAAGCTCTGGTGCTGACAAATCAACGGGATAGCCTGCCGACGGAACTTGATTTTAGCAATTTAGCCAACGCCCCCATCAGCCATACCCAAGAGCAGATTTTACCCACAGAAATAATTTCCATTGACGAAACTTGGTTGGCTGAAGAAATAGTAGAGATAGCTGGGGAAATTAATGCGGTTGACTTCCCAGAGCCAAATCCAGGATTCACCCCCGAAATTTCCCCAACAGATTCCAGATTTAGCGATGCGGGTTCTGTGCCAGACTCCCTGCGGATTGACACACATACAAATACTGTTGTCAAAGACCGGGAAAATCAGGAAAACACAGTCAGAGTTCCCAGCAAGCAACTAGAGCAAATTAATGACTTATTTGGGGAACTGATCATCCAGAGGAATGGGTTGAACTCACAACTCGAAAAATTACGCAAACTCATTCGCTCTCTCAGCCAACGAGTACAAACTCTTGACCGCGAAAATCAGGAATTACGTACGCTATACAATAAAATCGCTACGACCTCTGTCATCTCCTCTAGGTTGCCATCACCAGGAGACACTGCTGTGAACCACGAGACAACAGCTAATGAGAGCCGTTTTGCCACCTTAGAAAATAATCGTTATCACGAATTAAACCTGCTGTCGCAGGAAGTTATAGAAACCATTGTTCAGGTAGAAGAACTGACAACTGATATTCAACTCAGCGTTGACGATACAGATCAAATTGCCAGGAAGTTAAACAAAACATCTAAGCAATTGCAGCGAAAGCTCACCCAGGTAAGGATGCGTCCCTTTTCCGATTTAGTCGAACGCTTTCCGAGAGCCATTCGTGACCTGAATGTGGAGTATTGCAAAAATGTGCAATTAAACATTGAAGGTGGTAATACCTTAATTGAACGCAGCATTATCGAAGCTTTGAGTGAGCCTTTAATGCACCTGTTACGCAATGCCTTTGATCATGGCATCGAAGATGCTGCCACCCGTCACAGCCAAGGTAAACCAGAACAGGGATTGATTGAAATTAAAGCCACTCACCACAGTAATCGCGCCATAATTTCTATGCGTGATGATGGCCAGGGCATTTCCCTAGAGAAAATTCGCACCAGGGCACTAACTATGGGGTTAGATGCTTCACTACTGGCTGGTGCTAGTAAAGAAGAACTGTTATCGCTAATTTTTGAACCAGGGTTTACCACGAACGACCAAGTGACAGCGTTATCTGGTCGCGGTGTCGGAATGGATGTGGTTCGCAACAACCTCAAACTCCTGCGGGGTAATGTCACTGTTGATACAGAAGCAGGAATCGGTACGACTTTCACATTATCAGTCCCATTTACACTTTCAGTGGCACGAGTTCTGTTGGTAGAAAGCAATCGAATGCTCTTGGCATTTCCTACAGATGTGGTTGCAGAAATCTTTTTACTGTCAAATGAGCAGATTTTATTAATGGCTGGTAACGAATTCCTCAAGTGGCAAGATACTAAGCTGCCGCTAATTCGCCTTGGTCGTTATTTCGAGTTTAATTGCCACCGCTACGATAGCCCAGAACTGGAAACCCCGCCAGCAATTAATGCTAGTAGTGTGTTAATAGTTAAAGGCGATAATCAGCTAGTTGCTGTGCAAGTAGACCGTTGTTGGGGTGAGCAAGAAGTTGCCATCCGCAAAGTTGAAGGAAATATTCCTCTACCCAATGGTTTCAGTAACTGCACAATTCTTGGTGATGGTCGGGTAGTGGCACTAGTGAACACCAACGAGTTACTGTCTTGGATTACCACTAATCAGTACACCCCTAGAAACAATCAATTACCTTCAGCCAGATTACAAACGGCTTTTCTCATACCTCAGAATGATAAACCACCAGTAACCCCAGTCAAACAGAAAGGGACAATTTTGATTGTTGATGATTCAATTAATGTTCGGCGTTACTTAGCGCTAACTCTAGAAAAAGGAGGGTATGAAGTAGAACAAGCTAAAGACGGTCAAGATGCCTGGGAAAAACTTCAAAGCGGCTTGAAAATCCAGGCTGTAATTTGCGATATTGAAATGCCTCGCCTTGATGGTTATAGCTTCTTAGATCGTGTAAAATCAGACGTTAATATGAAGAATATCCCAGTAGCTATGCTTACTTCTCGTAGCAGTAATAAACATCGGCAAATGGCGATGCAATTGGGCGCAGGAGCTTATTTTTCTAAACCTTATAACGAGCAAGAATTACTGAGAACAGTGGAAGAATTGATTTTTACCGTAGCAGGCACGGCGTCATCCAGTTGA